The Bombus vancouverensis nearcticus chromosome 2, iyBomVanc1_principal, whole genome shotgun sequence genome window below encodes:
- the LOC117160091 gene encoding sorbitol dehydrogenase isoform X1: MAKDNLTAILYGINDIRLEQTPIEEPAEDEVLLQMGCVGICGSDVHYLVNGRIGDFVVREPMIIGHESSGVVVKLGKNVKNLKVGDRVAIEPGVSCRMCKFCKGGRYNLCKEMVFCATPPVHGSLRRFYKHAADFCFKLPDNVTLAEGALLEPLSVGVHACKRANIGIGSKVLILGAGPIGLVSLLVAKAMGASKIVIMVTERSALDLSQNRLDLAKKLGADAILLTTKEDKESKTAEKVIELLGEEPDATIDACGAQSMIRLAILVTKSGGVAVLVGMGAPEVQIPLMNALVREVDIRGVFRYANDYGDALDLLTSKKIDVKPLITHNYKLEETVQAFETSKSGQDNVVKVMIHCN; the protein is encoded by the exons ATGGCCAAAGACAATCTCACAGCTATTCTCTATGGTATCAACGATATAAGACTG GAACAAACTCCGATCGAGGAACCTGCCGAAGATG AGGTACTCTTGCAAATGGGTTGCGTTGGAATTTGTGGTTCCGATGTTCATTATTTGGTAAATGGTAGAATAGGTGACTTTGTGGTGCGGGAACCTATGATAATAGGTCACGAATCTTCCGGAGTGGTTGTCAAACTTGGAAAGAATGTAAAAAATTTGAAG GTCGGTGATCGAGTAGCCATTGAACCCGGGGTATCCTGTAGAATGTGCAAATTTTGTAAAGGAGGACGTTACAATTTATGCAAAGAGATGGTATTTTGCGCTACTCCTCCGGTACATGGCAGTTTAAGACGTTTCTACAAGCACGCTGCTGATTTTTGTTTCAA ATTACCAGACAATGTGACGTTAGCGGAAGGAGCACTACTGGAGCCTTTATCAGTCGGTGTACACGCTTGTAAGCGCGCGAACATTGGTATCGGTTCGAAAGTTTTGATTTTGGGAGCCGGACCGATCGGTCTAGTATCGTTATTGGTAGCGAAAGCTATGGGAGCCAGTAAAATCGTTATTATGG TTACGGAACGATCTGCTTTAGATCTCTCACAAAATAGATTAGATCTTGCAAAGAAACTTGGTGCTGATGCAATATTATTAACGACAAAGGAGGATAAAGAGTCCAAAACTGCAGAGAAAGTTATCGAGCTCTTGGGTGAAGAACCTGACGCGACGATTGATGCGTGTGGGGCACAGTCTATGATACGATTGGCGATTCTC GTGACCAAATCGGGTGGAGTGGCAGTTTTAGTAGGAATGGGAGCACCGGAGGTTCAAATTCCATTGATGAACGCACTTGTAAGAGAAGTTGACATTAGAGGCGTATTTCGATACGCAAACGA TTATGGCGATGCGCTGGATCTCTTGACCTCTAAAAAAATTGATGTGAAACCACTGATAACTCATAATTATAAGTTAGAGGAAACCGTTCAAGCTTTTGAAACATCCAAATCCGGACAAGATAATGTCGTTAAGGTTATGATACATTGTAACTAG
- the LOC117160091 gene encoding sorbitol dehydrogenase isoform X2 — translation MAKDNLTAILYGINDIRLEQTPIEEPAEDEVLLQMGCVGICGSDVHYLVNGRIGDFVVREPMIIGHESSGVVVKLGKNVKNLKVGDRVAIEPGVSCRMCKFCKGGRYNLCKEMVFCATPPVHGSLRRFYKHAADFCFKLPDNVTLAEGALLEPLSVGVHACKRANIGIGSKVLILGAGPIGLVSLLVAKAMGASKIVIMDLSQNRLDLAKKLGADAILLTTKEDKESKTAEKVIELLGEEPDATIDACGAQSMIRLAILVTKSGGVAVLVGMGAPEVQIPLMNALVREVDIRGVFRYANDYGDALDLLTSKKIDVKPLITHNYKLEETVQAFETSKSGQDNVVKVMIHCN, via the exons ATGGCCAAAGACAATCTCACAGCTATTCTCTATGGTATCAACGATATAAGACTG GAACAAACTCCGATCGAGGAACCTGCCGAAGATG AGGTACTCTTGCAAATGGGTTGCGTTGGAATTTGTGGTTCCGATGTTCATTATTTGGTAAATGGTAGAATAGGTGACTTTGTGGTGCGGGAACCTATGATAATAGGTCACGAATCTTCCGGAGTGGTTGTCAAACTTGGAAAGAATGTAAAAAATTTGAAG GTCGGTGATCGAGTAGCCATTGAACCCGGGGTATCCTGTAGAATGTGCAAATTTTGTAAAGGAGGACGTTACAATTTATGCAAAGAGATGGTATTTTGCGCTACTCCTCCGGTACATGGCAGTTTAAGACGTTTCTACAAGCACGCTGCTGATTTTTGTTTCAA ATTACCAGACAATGTGACGTTAGCGGAAGGAGCACTACTGGAGCCTTTATCAGTCGGTGTACACGCTTGTAAGCGCGCGAACATTGGTATCGGTTCGAAAGTTTTGATTTTGGGAGCCGGACCGATCGGTCTAGTATCGTTATTGGTAGCGAAAGCTATGGGAGCCAGTAAAATCGTTATTATGG ATCTCTCACAAAATAGATTAGATCTTGCAAAGAAACTTGGTGCTGATGCAATATTATTAACGACAAAGGAGGATAAAGAGTCCAAAACTGCAGAGAAAGTTATCGAGCTCTTGGGTGAAGAACCTGACGCGACGATTGATGCGTGTGGGGCACAGTCTATGATACGATTGGCGATTCTC GTGACCAAATCGGGTGGAGTGGCAGTTTTAGTAGGAATGGGAGCACCGGAGGTTCAAATTCCATTGATGAACGCACTTGTAAGAGAAGTTGACATTAGAGGCGTATTTCGATACGCAAACGA TTATGGCGATGCGCTGGATCTCTTGACCTCTAAAAAAATTGATGTGAAACCACTGATAACTCATAATTATAAGTTAGAGGAAACCGTTCAAGCTTTTGAAACATCCAAATCCGGACAAGATAATGTCGTTAAGGTTATGATACATTGTAACTAG